The following nucleotide sequence is from Candidatus Omnitrophota bacterium.
ACATTAACATCTGACCAATTAATACCTTGTGTTCCCATGTGATGAAGAACGTTCCAATTAATGCCAGTTTTGCTCATCACATTAATATCAGACCAATTAACACCCGTTGTTGTCAGATTATAGATACTTTGCCAATTCACACCTTTTTGACTCATGTCATAGATGCTTTGCCAGTTAATGCCTTTGCGGCTAATGTCATAGATGCCTTGCCAGTTGATGCCTTTGCGGCTAATGTCATAGATGCCTTGCCAGTTGATGCCTTTCTTGCTCATATCATAAATGCTTTCCCAATTGATGCCTTGATCACTCATGCTTTTGATATCTGACCAATCAATACCTTGATCACTCAAGACATTGATATCTGACCAATTAATGCCAATCCTACTTAACACATTGATATCTGACCAATTGATACCTTGTGTTCCCATATGATGAAGAACATTCCAATTGATGCCAGTTTTGCTCATGACATTAATGTCTGCCCAATTAACCCCAGTCGTTGTCAAGTTGTAAACACTCTGCCAGTTCACACCTTTTTTACTCATGTCATAAATACTCTGCCAGTTAACACCTTTTTTACTAATGTCATAAATGCCTTGCCAATTGATGCCTTTGCGGCTGATGTCATAGATGCCTTGCCAATTAACTCCTTTGCGGCTGATGTCATAAATGCCTTGCCAATTAACTCCCTGACCACTCATCACATTGATGTCTGACCAGTTGATGCCTTGATCGCTCAAGACATTAATATCTGACCAATTGACATCTGAATTAGACATAAAAGCAATATCTAGCCAATCAATCCCTTGCGAAGTTGCATCAGCAATAACTGACCAATCAATATCAGACTTGCTTAACACATTAATATCTGCCCAGTTAATACCTTGTGTTCCCATGTGATGAAGAACATTCCAATTGATACCCTCTTTGCTTAAGACGTTAATGTCTGACCAGTTAACACCAGTGGTTGTTAAATTGTAGATGCTTTGCCAATTAACACCTTTTTTACTCATATCGTAGATGCTTTGCCAATTCACACCTTTTTTACTAATATCATAGATGCCTTGCCAATTGATGCCTTTGCGGCTGATGTCATAGATGCCTTGCCAGTTGATGCCTTTTTTGCTCATGTCATAAATTGATGCCCAATTGATACCCTTGTCACTTAAGGCATTAATGTCAGACCAATTAATGCCTTGGCCACTCATAACTTCAATGTCAGACCAATTGATGCCAGACGCGCTTAACACATTAACATCAGACCAATTAATTCCAGCCTTGCTCATCACATTAATATCGGACCAATTAACACCAGTCGTTGTTAGGTCGTAAATGCTCTGCCAGTTCACACCTTTCTTGCTCATATCATAGATGCTTTGCCAGTTGATGCCTTTGCGGCTGATGTCATAGATGCCTTGCCAATTAATACCTTTGCGGCTGATGTCATAAATCCCTTGCCAATTGATGCCTTTGCGGCTAATGTCATAGATGCCTTGCCAATTAACACCTTTTCTACTCATGACATTAATGTCTGACCAATTAATACCTTGATCGCTCAAGACATTAACATCTTGCCAGTTGATTCCACGCGAACTCATATCATAAAGCGATGTCCAGTTGACACCTTGCGTTGTCATCACATTAAGATCTGACCAATTAAGATTTGTTTCAGACATGACTTTAAGATCAATCCAGTTTGTTCCAGCAGTTGTCAACTCTGCTAAATTATCCCAATTAACCGTTTCACTCCAATCAACACCTGCACCAGTCATATAAGCTAAATCCACCCAATTAACGCTTGATGTACTCATTGTCGCGATATCATTCCAACAAACTCCAGCACCATCAATCGCTTCAATAATCGGCTCTAAGTTATTCCAAGTTCCGACATCCCAACTAGAATCCACGTAATCACCAGCTAAGAGTCCTAAATCGCTCCAGCTTCCAAGACCAAACGTTGAATCAGCATAATCACCAGCTAATTGCTGCACATCTTCCCAACAAACGCCCACTAAAGCTATCTCTTCTGTCACAGTTCTTAAATCCGCCCAAAATGTATCTGTATCCCAACCCTCATCAACCGCAACTGACATAACATCTTGGAGATTATCCCAATCCGTTGAAGTCCAACCAGCAGCAGCATACTCTGTAACCATATCTCCTAACTCAGTCCAATCCCCTGTAGCAAAAGTTGAACCAGCATAATCGCCAGCAAGCGTTTGAACCGAAGTCCAGCAAACACCTGCTGTAACAAAATCGTTAGCTATAGTTGCTAAATTCTCCCAGGGCTCCTCTTCATCCCAACCATAATTAATCATAACTCCGATTATATTTTGAAGATTATTCCAATCCGCCGTAAGCCAAGTAGAACTTGAAAAAGTACTAGCCAAATTCTGCACATCATTCCAACAAACACCTTCCGCTGTTATATTCTGCATAATAGTTGCAAGATTTCCCCAATCCACGTTATTAAAACCTGATCTTAAATAATCCTCCACAATAACTTGAAACGTATCCCAATCAATATGCTCACGAGTTAAGACGCTAATGTCTGTCCAGCTAACCCCAGCTTTTGTCAGCACATACAAATCCATCCAATTCACACCCTTGCTCGTCATATCATAAATACTTGTCCAGTTAATATGCTTTGTCGTCATCACTCCAAGATCAGTCCAATTAACATGCTCATTTATTTCACTCGTATCTACTAAAATATCTTTCACATCGGTCCAATCAATGGCGGCTGTATCTTCCAAAACCGAATCAACATTAGTATCAATGGTATCAATTTTACCATCGATTGTATCGACTTTGGTTTCAATACTATCGGCAGTTGACTGAAGTGCAGATATCCCTGCATCTTCTGAGAAATCAACGATTACATGAGCCTGCATATATCCACTTTCAACATATGGATTTCGAACCTCAAAAGAAATGTCATACGGGATACTTAAGTTTGAAGGCAACCAAAGATCGTAAGTATACACTCCTGAAGTTGACACATCTTCATCAGGCGTGACACTCGCACAAGAACCCTCATCGCAACCACTCGTATTCGCCCAAGATCCACTGGCATAGTGTTTAATGGTGAAAGTTTCCCCAAAATTCGCTTCAAAAAAATCAGCAGCCTGGCCCGCCACCTGGTTTGAAGGAATCTCTGGATACATCAAAATTAACGCAAACCCTGAAGTTTTATCATAAGTAACCGAAATCCGATACTTCACTTCCAAAGGAAAAACACTAAATGCATCGGATATCCCAACTATAGTAGTTGTCGCATGAGTCGCCTTAAGTGTATAGAGATTTCCAGGCCTTGAGATGGCAAGATCAGTAAATGTCTTAGACCCTGAAGACAACGCTTGAGTCGTTGTTCCCAGCAAAGTTGCATTACCAGGATTGTTATAGATTGTTATCGTAACATTAGAGCTTGATGTTTCATTAGCTACCCCGCGACCATCGTAAAGCGTAACTGTTGGCTGAGTCGAAAAAATTACACCGGCATATCCATCACCAGGAGTGTTCGAATCAAACACAAGATAAGAATAAAGATCGTCATCGGAAGCAGCGGAAGCATCACCATCACCCGAGCCACCGAGATATTGGGCAAAAGATTGTGGACAGAAAACCAGAGATCCCCAAACAAGACATAAGGCGACGAACAAAATACGCCCTAGTTTCAAATGTTCCTGTTTGGAAGAAAAGAAGGAAATAAATGATGAATAATAACGTTTTTTAACTATCATATAATAATATAAATAAAAAAACTAAAACTTTTCTTCCTATAAAAGTATAAAATATATAGCAGCGTTTTTCAACCTAAGCTGTTGCAAATAAATGGCTTTACGAGAAATCACAAGAAAACGCTTTTATCTTAAAAAATCATTTAACCTACTCAAAACAAAGAAGATAAGAAAAAAATCCTTAATATGGCTTTTCTTTATCAATAATTGAATTAATTTTATTTTGAATTTTCAGTTTTAATTCCAAAATTTTATTTTTTACAACATTTATATCTTCAGCATCAGAAGCCATCGCCAAATAAATTTCATAATGTTTTAGCGCTGTTTTGTAATCATCAAGATATTGCTCACTAACAAAAGCAAGATTATAGTGCGTCGCCGCATCTTGTGGCATCAAATCCAAAACCCTTTTATACTCGGCCGAAGCCATTTGATATTTGCCTTGTTCAAAAAATAAATTAGCCAAATTGTAATGAAGCTTGATTGTATCTTTTCGTAAAATTTGATTTTCTTCAATAAGCTCACTTAATTCATCTGCAATTTCTTCGGGTCCCTTCATAACCGAAACTTGAGTTTGGGATGCCATAGGCCTGCTCTCAGAAGCGATCTGTACTTGCTGCTTTTCAGAAACAACCGGAGCATCTTTTTCAATAATAGATTCAAGCTCCGTAAGCATTCTAATTTCCTCTGGGGTCAAGCCTTTTGTCCTTTCAATACTTGCGGTCAAATCTGCAATTTGCTTTTCATATGTTTGCTTAATACTATTAATTTCTTTTGAATTCTTAAGAAGATCACCTCTTTCGCGCGCCAACGCATTAAGCCGACTGTCTTGAATAGCCTTCTCACCTCGCAATTGTTCAATTTCTTTTTGAAGCTGTTCGCTGTTTTTCATAAGCTCTTGATTTTCATCAATGAGATTTTTTAAACTCTTATTAATCTTTACCATCTGCCTTTCTTCTACGGACAAAGATATCCCTTCGTTTTCAGCGTCCTCTCCAAAGGCATCATCAACAATTTGATCCATACCGATTTCTGTTTCAATCGTTTCGACAGATCTAGGCCTTAGATTATTCTGGGCAAAAGTTGATGCAGTCAGAAAAGCTAAAATTGCCAAAATAAACATGACCGTCTGAAAATACAGAAAATGATTTCTTGAAGAATATTTTTTCATTCGCTCCTCTTTGTTTAACGTGCCAAATTTAAAATTTTAGAAATCATCATCCCCATACGTTTTGTAAGGCTTAATTGTTCCTTTTTCATCTGAAGTATGTTCCTCGCCAGATATAATGCGTGGCGTAATAAAAATAACAATTTCCGTTTTTGTAATCTCGTCGCTTGTTGCACTAAACAATTTTCCGATAAACGGAAGATCCATTAAAACCGGAAAACCTTTTTTAGAATGTGACTTCTCGTCTTTTTTAAGGCCACCCATAATAATCGTTGTCCCATCTTTAATAAGCACAGATGTCTCAACCTCTGTCTTATTAACCTGAGGAATTCCGCCTCCTCGCGACTCAACATAACGAGTAACCGTTGAAATTTCTGGAGCTAAATTCATAGTGACAAATCCATCATCATTGATATCCGCTGAAACTTTTAACTTTAGACCTACGTCAACAAAGCGCACATCTTCACTGATGCTCTCATTGTCACCAGTAATTGTTGACGTTGTAATGATGTAAGGGATCGTATCTCCAATATGAATCTTGGCCTCTTGGCCATTGGTGACGAGCAATCGCGGATTGGACAAAATTTTTGTATCGTTAACTTGTTTCAAGGCACGAATCGTTGCAGTAAAATGATCCTGATCAATATTGCCAATTGCGATTTGTCCAAATTTTGAATACAAACTATCTGAGGTCGTTAAATTGTCCTTATCAAGATAAACATTGTCAAAAGTAAGCTTTCGAATTTCAGGGTCAGGACTATCAAGAAAATCCAAATTCCAATCAATCCCAATGTCATATTGCGGATTAAAAGTAATCTGAACAATTTGCGCTTCAATCAAAACCTCTTTGGTTTTTGTATCAAGACTCTTGATAACCTTCATAATTTCTTCTCGCCGGTCTGGAAGGGCCCGCACAATAAGTTGATTCGATCTCTCATCAGCCATAACCGATCCAACGGCATTACCATCGATCCGAGCCTTTAATTTCTCAGCTAAAACATCAGCCTTGGCATATTGCAAATTATAGATATACGTTTCCATCGGTTTTTCAATCTCTTTTAGCGCCTTTTCCATTCGGGCAATCGCCTCAGGCGTGTCGATCATAACAACAGTCCCGGTGTCATTGTCGATAACAATTTTACCCAAATTACTCTTAACGCTTTCAAGCGCTGAGAGAGCATACGCCGGACTTGAATAATTTAAATGAATTGTTTTAACAATGCTTTGATCATTAAACTTTCGTCCGTATGTCGCAACATATTCTGTTTCGGACATAACATGAACAATGTCATTTTGAATTTTGAAAGCAAGGGCATTAGATATTAAAATAATATCAAGAGCATCTTCAATCGATACACTCTTGAGATACAGCGTAACGCGTCCCTCTACACTCTTACTTGTGACAACATTAAAATCACCTTTAATCGCCAGAAATTTAATGACATCAATAATGTTCATATCTCGAACATCTAAAGTGATTTTTCGATTAATGCGCTCCTCAAGAGGCTCTTGTTTTTCTTCAAACACAATAGTCTTTGGCTGGTCCAACGGACCGACGGCAAACGCTTTCGTTGGACATACGGCAAACAAAGAAACAAGCAAAAGCATATACAAAATCACTTGTGCATTCTTAAAACATTTTTTGTTAGTTTTCATAGACGAACTTCCATTTCTTGATCTGCAAAGCTAAAAATGACACGATCAGCATAAATTGTTTTGATCGTCACTTGATTAATTTTTTCCCCTTCTTTCAAAAAATACGTCATACCATCAGCATTCTCAATCATAACCGACGCTGAATTTGGCATATCAAGCCACGAGATTCCAACTAATTTTAAACTTTCTAATTGTAATGCAATTTTTTGTGTTCCAATCGGAACATTACTTGCTACCTCAGCTTTCTTTTCCTCATAAGGTCTAAAAATATTACGCATTAAAATTGTTTCTAAAAAAGATGTTAAATCTTGATACTCTGGCATAATGCTTTTTGACGATGCAAGCTTTGGTTTTGTAACCTCTTCGACAAAATCCAAATTATGCGACATGTTTTTTGTTTCCGTTTGATACACCGAACCTAAAATTAAAATGCAAATAACGATAATCGTAATCAGCAAAAAATTAGCCTCTCGAAGACCAAACGACTTTAAGCTCGAAACCGCTACCTGAAAATCTTTTAATCGATCTGAGAAAATAGAAAAAAGAGGTGGCGCTGAAATGCCCATCCCTTTAACGGCAACAGCCACTTCTCGAGCCACCTGCTGTGCTTGTTGAGGAGCTTGGGCGCTAGAAGGTCGTGCAACTGACTCTGAATCACCAGATCCTTCTTCGATAATCTTTAAAAGCTTTTGTTCTGCAGTTTCTTTTTTTGTCATCTGATTTTATACTCTAACACTAAATATTAAAACGTTGGGTTTCCTCGCCTAAACGATTCCGCTCTTCCCCATCCAACACGGCGCTCTTTTTCTAAAACACTCAAAATAATATCTCTATCCACCACTTCGCGGTTTTGCAAAATCAATTCTTTTAAAACTTTATGGCAAAGCATTGTGATGTGTCTTGGATACCCTCGTGAATAATTATAAATTTCGCTAATCGCCTCATCATTAAAAAGTTGCATATGCCCCTGATATCCTGCCTGCTGTATACGATAATGAATAAGCCCTTTGGTTTCTTCGAGATCAAGAGGATTTAATGTGTATTTAAAACTTACTCGATCAATAAAATTTGGCATTGAAACTAACTTGGAATAAAGCTCAAGCTGCCCTAAAAGCACGAGCTGAATTAATTTATATTCATTTGTTTCGAAATTTAACAAAATACGCAAAACCTCAAGCGTGACTAAGTTTAGTTTTTGCGCTTCATCAACGATCAAAATAATCGTCTGCTTTTCTTGAGCCTTTTGAATTAGAAATTTCTCAACCGCATCACGCAACTCTAAAATGTTTTCCATGTCTGGCATTGACCCGTCGGTCATCTCAACATCAAAATTGCGCAAAAGCGTTGTTAGAAATTGTTCTTCAGTCTCAAAATTTGGATTTAAAATCATATGAAATATCATGTTGCCGCGATCTTTTAGCTCTTGAACGAGCTTTCGCGAGAGTGTTGTTTTTCCTGTTCCGATATCACCAAGGATAACCGTAAGGCCGCGCCTTAAGCGAAGCTCAATCAGGATGCTCGTTAATGCCATGTCGTGTTCTTTGGTAAGATAAAAAAACTGCGGGTCTGGACTCGTCGAGAATGGTTCTTTTTTAAATCCAAGTAATGTATGGTAAGCCATAGGGCGTATATAAAGATTTATATAAAGTTATTTAAAAGAATATATATATAAGTGATACACTTATATTATCATAAGTCATTGAGCTTGCAAGTACTTATTGTTCTTTTTTAAAGACTTTCTGGAGGGAAAAATGCAGTATTCCGTAGGCAAATCCAAGGCTCCTTGAAACTGCCCGAAGAAACAAAACAAAGCCAAAAAAGACTCCTTCTTTGAAACTTTGAGTCATCAAAATTCCGAAAAAAAGCTCGATCACCAAGAGTCCTAAGCCAATAATGTAGATTGCAGGTCCTACTTTAAGGCCAAGAAATCCAAAGACAAAAAGAAAGAGTGCGCCGAGAACAGCTGGAGGCTCGATAATATCCTTCCAGAAGGTATAATCATCCCCTTTGACCATTGACGGATGAGTAAAATAAACTTTAACGCGCCAAAATCCATGACGAAATTGCTCTGCCAAGTACTTCTTAACTGATGTTGGGAAAAAATGGTCAACCAATGATTTGCGCTCAAAATAAATCTTTGATCCAAGCGCTAAAATTTTATAACATAAATTATTGTCTTCCCCACTTGCATTGCGATAGCCTGCATCAAAGCCGCCGGCCGCCTCAAAAATATTTCTTCTAACGCAAAAGTTGTAGCTGCCAAAAGACTTCGGAAACACTGGCATCAAACGGCAATGTCTAAAAATAATTTCTTTATGAATACATCGGGCAAGCAAGCTTTTTGAATTTGCGATTCCATAACTGCCGCAAACAACACCAATCAATGGATCCGAAAACCCAGCAAGCAATTTTTCAATCCAATCCGATTGAGGAACGCAATCCGAATCCGTAAAAAAAACAAACTCACCTTTAGAAGCCGCAAACCCTGCGTTTCGTGCTGTCGCAGGACCTGAATTCTTTTGATGGATATAAATAACATCTTTAAGCGATTTTAGAGAATCTGCGGTCTGATCTGTCGAACCGTCATCCACTACAATAATTTCTTTCGGCCCAAGATATGTTTGATTAAAAATGGCCTGCAGAGTTAGGCCCAAAGTTTTCTGCGCATTATAAGCAGGAATAACAATAGAAACTAATCCTGTAAACATAAAAAATTATTCCCCTTTAAGCGCTTTAATTTCTTTTTCTAATAAGGCAATTTTTTGCGCCATAATATCGTTTCGCTTGTTTTGTTGACACAAAAATGTTGACAACAAAAGGCTCGAAAAAACAAAAAAACAAAATAATGAAAAGAAAATAAAATTGCTCATCAAAGCAAACCCGCAAAAATCTGACAATGCAAAAAGAAATTGATCAAATATCGTAAATAAGATACCTAAAATACTCAAACAAAACCAACCAATGGCATATTTGAATGTCAATTTTCCTCGTCGAGAGAAATCAATAATAACAAAAAGAATAGCAATAGATAAAGAAATCGTTAATACTTTAAGCGCCATGATCACCTACCTGTTTTTTTGTTTGTATCATGCGCAGCAAAATCGCACATGTGACTTTAATCATATAATATAAAGTTTTCAAATATCGAATCGAAGAGTGTCCTGAGACCCGTTTTTTCATTTGCACCGCAACCTCAACAATGCGTAGCTTGGATTTTTTTAATTCTACAACTGATTCTGGCTCTGGAAAATCCAAAGGATAATCATAAGCAAAAATCTCTATCGCCTTTCGATTACAAGCGCGAAATCCTGAAGTTGGATCGGTTATGGTCATCCCTGTTAGAAAACTAATGAGTCCTGAAAAAAAATGAATTCCCATGCGCCTAACCCATGAAGATTGATATCCTAAATTTGGTGGCAAAAATCGACTGCCAATAACCATGTCCGAATAATTCTCTACAATTGGCTTAATTAAATTATTCAAAAACTGGGCATCATGCTGTCCATCCCCATCAAACTGGATTGCAACATCAAATCCGTATCGAGCCGCATACAAAAACCCAGTTTGCACAGCTCCACCAATACCGAGGTTGAATGGCAAACTCACAACATTAGCGCCGGCCAAACGTGCAACCAAAGCAGTATCGTCAGTCGATCCATCATCCACCACTAAAATCTCACAAGGAAATCCGGATGACTTGATATCTTCAACAACATGAGAAATATTTCCGCTTTCATTAAACGCAGGAACAATAATTAAAACTTTTAAACTCATATTTGCCTAATAATCCCGCCCTCTTTCAAGCGTCCCACTAAACTATAATCAATAATCAAGCTATTCAAATAAATAATCATCCCACCTTTGAGACTTTTGTCCTTTTTTATCACAATAGACATTGATCGCTCAAATTTCTTTTCAGCTAATTCCAAAATACGATTTTGAGTCTTTTTTGATACACTAAACGGAGATCCCACAAGAATACTTCCAAGCTTCAAATCATCGGGCTCAAGCTTTACATTCTTAAACGTTTTTATTGCGAGCTCTACAAGCTGATAATCCAATATTTTTTTTAAAATAAACACAACAATAGCGCCAACAACAATCTGCATGATAAATACTTGCAAGAGAATAATAAGCATTTTTTGCCCTCTACGTTATTTTCTACATTCTTTGTCTAAGCGCGGCCGTTAAAAAACCAGCAGCAAAATATGTAAGATCAGATCCTTTATCGTCCACATAAAACTGAGGAACAAGACCATCAAAATTAAAAATATCCCCATCCGGAAAATGACCTCTTGCCGTTACCAAAAGAAGCATCGCATCATTATCAAGGCTAAACATACTTTTCAAGAAAACCTGTCCAGCCGTTCTACTGCCAAACAAAAGCGCACGATTTTGCTTTTGCATGATGCCAGAAAAAAGTTCAGACGCGCTTCCACTTTCTTTATCAACTAAAATTGCAACAGGACCGCGATAAAGATACTCATCTGGAATTCTCGGGACATCTAAAACATTTCTCTCATCCCCTTTGCGCTGAAAATAAGCAAATTCATCACCTGGTTTTAAAAAAAATGATGCAATTTCTCGTGCAGCCAAAGGAGGTCCTCCAGGATTTCCTCGTAAATCCAAAACTAATGCCGTTGGTCCTTGCTGATTAATCATAATCAAATAACGAGACAGGTCTTCTGCTGTTTTTTGATTAAAACGTCGAATCTGAAGACAATACACATCCGGAACATGCATCGTAACCGGGAATACTGTTTGTTTAAAATATTCTTTGGCCTTAACAGAAATTATTTTCTTTTTATTTTCATGATCTAAATAAGTAATCTTTGAAATTGTGTCAATCTCAGGCATTAGCTTCTCAACAATCATTTCTGGCGTTAATTCAGATATCTTTGTCTTACCAATTGCGACCAAAATATCATTCTCCCGAAGCCCTTTTTCGTATGCATCAGAT
It contains:
- a CDS encoding tetratricopeptide repeat protein, encoding MKKYSSRNHFLYFQTVMFILAILAFLTASTFAQNNLRPRSVETIETEIGMDQIVDDAFGEDAENEGISLSVEERQMVKINKSLKNLIDENQELMKNSEQLQKEIEQLRGEKAIQDSRLNALARERGDLLKNSKEINSIKQTYEKQIADLTASIERTKGLTPEEIRMLTELESIIEKDAPVVSEKQQVQIASESRPMASQTQVSVMKGPEEIADELSELIEENQILRKDTIKLHYNLANLFFEQGKYQMASAEYKRVLDLMPQDAATHYNLAFVSEQYLDDYKTALKHYEIYLAMASDAEDINVVKNKILELKLKIQNKINSIIDKEKPY
- a CDS encoding secretin N-terminal domain-containing protein; the encoded protein is MKTNKKCFKNAQVILYMLLLVSLFAVCPTKAFAVGPLDQPKTIVFEEKQEPLEERINRKITLDVRDMNIIDVIKFLAIKGDFNVVTSKSVEGRVTLYLKSVSIEDALDIILISNALAFKIQNDIVHVMSETEYVATYGRKFNDQSIVKTIHLNYSSPAYALSALESVKSNLGKIVIDNDTGTVVMIDTPEAIARMEKALKEIEKPMETYIYNLQYAKADVLAEKLKARIDGNAVGSVMADERSNQLIVRALPDRREEIMKVIKSLDTKTKEVLIEAQIVQITFNPQYDIGIDWNLDFLDSPDPEIRKLTFDNVYLDKDNLTTSDSLYSKFGQIAIGNIDQDHFTATIRALKQVNDTKILSNPRLLVTNGQEAKIHIGDTIPYIITTSTITGDNESISEDVRFVDVGLKLKVSADINDDGFVTMNLAPEISTVTRYVESRGGGIPQVNKTEVETSVLIKDGTTIIMGGLKKDEKSHSKKGFPVLMDLPFIGKLFSATSDEITKTEIVIFITPRIISGEEHTSDEKGTIKPYKTYGDDDF
- a CDS encoding AAA family ATPase, whose amino-acid sequence is MAYHTLLGFKKEPFSTSPDPQFFYLTKEHDMALTSILIELRLRRGLTVILGDIGTGKTTLSRKLVQELKDRGNMIFHMILNPNFETEEQFLTTLLRNFDVEMTDGSMPDMENILELRDAVEKFLIQKAQEKQTIILIVDEAQKLNLVTLEVLRILLNFETNEYKLIQLVLLGQLELYSKLVSMPNFIDRVSFKYTLNPLDLEETKGLIHYRIQQAGYQGHMQLFNDEAISEIYNYSRGYPRHITMLCHKVLKELILQNREVVDRDIILSVLEKERRVGWGRAESFRRGNPTF
- a CDS encoding glycosyltransferase family 2 protein, producing the protein MFTGLVSIVIPAYNAQKTLGLTLQAIFNQTYLGPKEIIVVDDGSTDQTADSLKSLKDVIYIHQKNSGPATARNAGFAASKGEFVFFTDSDCVPQSDWIEKLLAGFSDPLIGVVCGSYGIANSKSLLARCIHKEIIFRHCRLMPVFPKSFGSYNFCVRRNIFEAAGGFDAGYRNASGEDNNLCYKILALGSKIYFERKSLVDHFFPTSVKKYLAEQFRHGFWRVKVYFTHPSMVKGDDYTFWKDIIEPPAVLGALFLFVFGFLGLKVGPAIYIIGLGLLVIELFFGILMTQSFKEGVFFGFVLFLRAVSRSLGFAYGILHFSLQKVFKKEQ
- a CDS encoding DUF2304 domain-containing protein; the protein is MALKVLTISLSIAILFVIIDFSRRGKLTFKYAIGWFCLSILGILFTIFDQFLFALSDFCGFALMSNFIFFSLFCFFVFSSLLLSTFLCQQNKRNDIMAQKIALLEKEIKALKGE
- a CDS encoding glycosyltransferase family 2 protein; protein product: MSLKVLIIVPAFNESGNISHVVEDIKSSGFPCEILVVDDGSTDDTALVARLAGANVVSLPFNLGIGGAVQTGFLYAARYGFDVAIQFDGDGQHDAQFLNNLIKPIVENYSDMVIGSRFLPPNLGYQSSWVRRMGIHFFSGLISFLTGMTITDPTSGFRACNRKAIEIFAYDYPLDFPEPESVVELKKSKLRIVEVAVQMKKRVSGHSSIRYLKTLYYMIKVTCAILLRMIQTKKQVGDHGA
- a CDS encoding F0F1 ATP synthase subunit delta, with the protein product MLIILLQVFIMQIVVGAIVVFILKKILDYQLVELAIKTFKNVKLEPDDLKLGSILVGSPFSVSKKTQNRILELAEKKFERSMSIVIKKDKSLKGGMIIYLNSLIIDYSLVGRLKEGGIIRQI
- a CDS encoding S41 family peptidase; amino-acid sequence: MKIKGFSLFIGFSFLFLFCIATLSAETLSIQNPEEQKTYQNYLDFFEEIYQKMEESYYYPVKRENFDRFIDKFNTEIYGKLDKKQLFDEFVSMRSGALLVDFLKTQEDIFSALYPPQAVDDFKEEVLGRRSDLGIEGQLVDDGYKVSFVEVRSDAYEKGLRENDILVAIGKTKISELTPEMIVEKLMPEIDTISKITYLDHENKKKIISVKAKEYFKQTVFPVTMHVPDVYCLQIRRFNQKTAEDLSRYLIMINQQGPTALVLDLRGNPGGPPLAAREIASFFLKPGDEFAYFQRKGDERNVLDVPRIPDEYLYRGPVAILVDKESGSASELFSGIMQKQNRALLFGSRTAGQVFLKSMFSLDNDAMLLLVTARGHFPDGDIFNFDGLVPQFYVDDKGSDLTYFAAGFLTAALRQRM